One Chitinophaga sp. H8 DNA window includes the following coding sequences:
- a CDS encoding TonB-dependent receptor, translating into MKLTSVLILIGVMQVSAGAFAQHNISELRAENKSVREIFKLIETKSNFRFFYNEDFADLNKVLSINVKNKQLEEILGMVFSKSNVTYRVLENNLVVITPDGTLRNKISGRIIDAATGDPLPGVSVTVEGTSKGTVTDAQGRYTIDAADDNVLVFSFMGYLAQKVTPGGRAVIDIKLEQDTKKLDEIIVVGYGTTKKSDLTGSVVSLKAEDLEKTVVTNPTQMLAGRASGVQVMQTSAAPGGRVSIQVRGGNSISSSNEPLYVVDGFPMASLDANQLNPGDIASMEVLKDASATAIYGARGANGVVIISTKKGSQGTRITYDAYYGINKLSKKIPLIGAQDFMGLMNAKAAANGQPAVFSPDQMKKVLEEVGPQGTDWQQEILRTGQTQSHQISIATGSENTKVYLSGNYFNQKGIISNTDFKRYTGNLSVEQKVGERFKSGVNVRGYRTDAKKRGFDGSIVESNIMYNILRYDPTVPIRNADGSYGRSRLPKYGNNPLVYVNEPTDDESNIGFHADANASYEIIKGLSAKINAGYDYNSYTEGKYTPKTVPGSIGSADKRNNGNTRGLVEAFLNYDRSFGQQHRLGVLAGYSYQKDQFDELYGASSDFATDYYLYNNLNAGNTKTDLQSLRTESVLNSYFGRVNYAYKDRYLFTSTLRADGSSRFGKNNKFGYFPSASLAWRMSEEDFIKSLGVFSNLKVRTSYGLTGNDRINNYSSLARMDIYPVSTDGITASKGLAPANLLNPDLKWESTSQFDVGLDMGFFDNRLNVTADYYYKKTNDLLQNVPTSRVTGFNSVLLNSGTLENKGVELSIESVNTTGALKWNTAFNISYNKNKVISLGDRDKIIQGGNKPDGSAAYMDFSILRPGLALSSIYGYIWEGIIQAGEKYAPQPNSVPGDPKFRDVDGNGIIDANDRTVIGNGNPDFFFGLTNDFKYKNWDLTVFFQGSVGNDLYNVNRLVLEENRSYDALNFWRADKPSTEVPRNGYYSLTYGGYVNSHFVENASYLRCKNIVLGYTFPVKNWGKSIHSLRVYVNAQNLFTVTNYTGFDPEVGTDTTPTVTNGATSYQTGNLGRGKDFNAYPASRIFMAGVRLGF; encoded by the coding sequence ATGAAATTAACCAGTGTATTAATCCTGATAGGCGTTATGCAGGTATCGGCCGGTGCCTTTGCCCAGCATAATATCAGTGAGCTGCGTGCGGAGAATAAGAGCGTAAGAGAAATCTTTAAGTTGATAGAAACTAAAAGCAATTTCCGCTTTTTTTATAATGAAGACTTTGCCGACCTGAATAAGGTGCTGAGTATCAATGTGAAAAATAAACAGCTCGAAGAAATTTTAGGGATGGTGTTCTCTAAATCCAATGTTACTTATCGGGTACTGGAAAATAACCTGGTAGTGATTACGCCGGATGGTACCCTGCGTAACAAAATAAGCGGCAGGATCATTGACGCTGCTACCGGCGACCCCTTACCCGGTGTGAGCGTTACCGTTGAAGGTACCAGCAAGGGTACTGTTACAGACGCACAGGGCAGATATACCATTGATGCTGCGGATGACAATGTCCTGGTATTCTCCTTTATGGGCTACCTCGCCCAAAAAGTAACACCTGGTGGCAGAGCCGTAATAGATATAAAACTGGAACAGGACACCAAAAAACTGGACGAGATCATTGTAGTGGGATATGGTACCACTAAAAAGAGTGATCTCACCGGATCTGTTGTATCGCTGAAAGCAGAAGACCTGGAAAAAACCGTGGTAACAAACCCAACGCAAATGCTGGCAGGCCGTGCTTCCGGTGTGCAGGTGATGCAAACCAGTGCAGCACCCGGTGGCCGTGTTTCTATCCAGGTAAGGGGTGGCAACTCTATTTCCAGTTCCAACGAACCTTTGTATGTGGTAGACGGTTTCCCCATGGCTTCCCTGGATGCTAACCAGCTGAACCCCGGAGATATCGCGTCTATGGAAGTGCTGAAAGATGCCTCCGCTACTGCTATCTATGGTGCCCGCGGTGCTAATGGAGTAGTGATCATTTCTACTAAAAAAGGCAGCCAGGGTACACGTATTACCTATGATGCCTACTATGGTATCAATAAGCTGAGTAAGAAAATACCCTTAATAGGTGCACAGGACTTTATGGGGCTGATGAATGCCAAAGCCGCTGCCAACGGACAACCGGCAGTATTCTCTCCCGACCAGATGAAAAAGGTGCTGGAAGAAGTAGGTCCACAAGGTACCGACTGGCAGCAGGAAATTTTACGTACCGGCCAAACCCAGAGCCATCAGATCTCCATCGCTACCGGTAGTGAAAATACCAAGGTATACCTGTCGGGTAACTACTTTAATCAAAAGGGGATTATCTCCAACACCGATTTTAAAAGATATACCGGTAATCTGAGCGTAGAACAGAAAGTAGGCGAGCGTTTCAAGTCAGGCGTGAATGTAAGGGGATACCGTACAGACGCTAAAAAAAGAGGCTTTGATGGCAGCATTGTAGAGTCAAACATTATGTACAATATCCTGCGGTATGATCCTACCGTGCCTATCCGTAATGCGGATGGCAGCTATGGCAGGTCCAGATTGCCCAAGTACGGCAATAACCCGCTGGTATATGTGAATGAGCCAACAGATGATGAATCTAACATCGGTTTTCATGCGGACGCTAATGCTTCATATGAAATTATCAAAGGCCTGAGCGCTAAAATAAACGCAGGATATGATTATAACTCCTACACAGAAGGTAAGTACACCCCTAAAACAGTACCGGGCAGTATAGGTAGTGCAGATAAAAGAAACAATGGTAATACCCGCGGACTGGTAGAAGCATTTTTAAACTACGACCGCTCTTTTGGTCAGCAGCATCGCCTGGGTGTACTGGCAGGGTATTCTTACCAGAAAGATCAGTTTGATGAATTGTATGGTGCCAGCTCTGATTTTGCAACAGATTATTATCTCTACAATAACCTGAATGCAGGTAACACCAAAACAGACCTGCAGTCATTAAGAACCGAGTCTGTACTGAACTCTTACTTCGGCAGGGTCAACTATGCCTATAAAGACCGCTATCTGTTTACAAGTACCCTCCGTGCGGATGGCTCTTCCCGTTTTGGTAAGAATAATAAGTTCGGTTATTTTCCCTCTGCTTCATTGGCCTGGAGAATGTCTGAAGAAGACTTTATCAAGAGCCTGGGCGTATTCTCTAACCTGAAAGTACGTACCAGCTATGGTTTAACCGGCAACGACCGTATTAACAATTACAGCTCTCTGGCTCGTATGGATATTTACCCGGTATCTACAGACGGCATAACAGCTTCTAAAGGATTGGCACCTGCCAACCTGCTGAACCCCGATCTGAAATGGGAAAGTACTTCCCAGTTTGATGTGGGATTGGATATGGGCTTCTTTGATAACCGCCTGAATGTTACCGCAGATTATTATTACAAGAAAACAAATGACCTGTTACAGAATGTACCTACTTCCAGGGTAACAGGTTTTAACTCCGTATTGCTGAATTCCGGTACACTGGAAAACAAAGGAGTAGAGTTAAGCATTGAAAGTGTAAATACTACCGGTGCGCTGAAATGGAATACCGCCTTTAATATCTCTTACAATAAAAACAAAGTAATATCCTTAGGCGACAGGGATAAGATTATCCAGGGTGGTAACAAACCTGATGGCTCCGCAGCCTACATGGATTTTAGTATCCTGCGTCCGGGACTGGCACTGAGCTCTATCTATGGTTATATCTGGGAGGGCATTATCCAGGCGGGTGAAAAATATGCACCACAGCCTAATTCAGTACCCGGTGATCCTAAGTTCAGAGATGTGGATGGTAATGGCATCATTGATGCGAATGACCGTACTGTAATTGGTAATGGTAATCCTGATTTCTTCTTTGGATTAACCAATGATTTCAAATATAAAAACTGGGACCTGACGGTATTTTTCCAGGGTTCTGTAGGTAATGATCTTTATAATGTAAACCGCCTGGTGCTGGAAGAAAACCGTTCTTATGATGCATTGAACTTCTGGCGTGCAGATAAGCCAAGTACTGAAGTGCCCCGCAACGGTTATTACAGTCTTACTTATGGTGGTTATGTAAACTCACATTTTGTTGAAAATGCTTCTTACTTAAGATGTAAGAACATTGTACTGGGGTATACTTTCCCGGTAAAGAACTGGGGTAAATCCATTCACAGTTTACGGGTATATGTAAATGCGCAGAACCTGTTTACCGTTACTAATTATACCGGTTTTGATCCGGAAGTAGGAACAGATACTACACCTACTGTAACGAATGGCGCTACCAGTTATCAGACAGGCAATCTGGGGCGTGGTAAAGACTTTAATGCTTACCCTGCAAGCCGCATATTTATGGCAGGCGTGCGCCTTGGGTTTTGA
- a CDS encoding RagB/SusD family nutrient uptake outer membrane protein, with amino-acid sequence MKYLKFVLIAGLALATISCEKSLDEKPYSVISGENAYKTASDAEAAVIGMYAGLYPNYWMYYGGYHMVVTDMTTPMGYATPGGDLNQMVDFKWAAANQYLQYEWRHMFSMIFRANLVMEKIPQMKSVLDETTVKEYVASARFLRALGYYDLSSLWGAVPVVLRSNLGLNAKPFRTKQALVEQQIITDLEAASVDLPLKQPAEREAWATKGAAYGLLCKIYLRQKNYAKVEEYARKIIALGQYDLYQPQTEGPNKQYGDLFLESNKHDNEFIFKIMYTSSPDALNGMGVHNRPTDLDNYEGYAYYGVSLEYWWTFDETDPRGKCFLYEYTNNTGTKYQAPKKGQTLPPGTEAMPHVYSKKFFVEKGKNPEFDGHNMPVIRYADILLCLAEAVNEQKGPVAEAINLVNDVKGRAGAKLLNTTGYSKETLREKIFEERGWELVFEMKHREDLMRKGTYVEECNKYIDERIARTGVSLKHVDAKSLYFPVPQEEQDANKNILAEPIDKIEFPAQ; translated from the coding sequence ATGAAGTATTTAAAATTTGTATTGATAGCAGGGTTGGCTTTAGCAACCATTTCCTGTGAAAAGTCGCTGGATGAAAAGCCATATAGTGTTATTTCCGGCGAGAATGCTTACAAAACAGCCTCCGATGCGGAAGCAGCCGTAATTGGTATGTATGCCGGATTATATCCCAACTACTGGATGTATTATGGCGGATACCACATGGTGGTAACGGATATGACTACCCCAATGGGATATGCTACTCCGGGAGGTGACTTAAACCAGATGGTGGATTTTAAATGGGCCGCTGCCAACCAGTATCTCCAGTATGAATGGCGTCATATGTTTTCCATGATTTTCCGCGCCAACCTGGTAATGGAAAAAATACCGCAGATGAAGAGTGTGCTGGATGAAACTACCGTTAAAGAATATGTGGCCAGCGCCCGTTTTTTACGCGCCCTCGGATATTATGACCTTTCCAGCCTCTGGGGAGCTGTACCTGTAGTATTGCGCAGTAACCTGGGCTTGAATGCCAAACCATTCCGTACCAAACAGGCCTTGGTAGAACAGCAGATTATTACTGACCTGGAAGCTGCATCCGTTGATCTGCCACTTAAACAACCAGCTGAAAGAGAAGCATGGGCTACCAAAGGTGCTGCTTATGGCCTGCTTTGTAAAATCTACCTGCGTCAGAAAAACTATGCGAAAGTAGAAGAGTACGCCCGCAAAATAATTGCGTTGGGACAGTATGATCTGTACCAGCCTCAAACAGAAGGCCCCAACAAACAGTATGGGGATCTGTTTCTGGAAAGCAACAAGCATGATAATGAATTTATCTTCAAGATCATGTATACCAGCAGCCCGGATGCATTGAATGGTATGGGCGTACACAACCGGCCTACTGACCTGGACAATTATGAAGGATATGCTTACTATGGCGTTTCCCTGGAATACTGGTGGACATTTGATGAAACAGACCCACGTGGAAAATGTTTCCTGTATGAATACACCAACAATACCGGTACTAAATACCAGGCGCCTAAAAAGGGACAAACCCTGCCTCCTGGTACTGAAGCGATGCCGCACGTTTATTCTAAAAAGTTCTTTGTTGAAAAAGGTAAGAACCCCGAATTTGATGGCCACAATATGCCGGTAATCCGTTATGCAGATATCCTGCTTTGCCTGGCAGAAGCCGTGAATGAGCAGAAAGGCCCCGTAGCAGAAGCGATCAATCTGGTGAATGATGTGAAAGGAAGAGCGGGAGCCAAGTTGCTCAATACCACCGGCTATTCGAAAGAAACCCTGCGGGAGAAAATTTTTGAAGAAAGAGGATGGGAGCTGGTATTTGAAATGAAACACCGGGAAGACCTGATGCGTAAAGGCACCTATGTAGAAGAATGCAATAAATATATTGATGAGAGAATTGCACGTACCGGGGTAAGCTTAAAGCACGTTGATGCCAAAAGTCTTTATTTCCCAGTTCCGCAAGAAGAACAGGATGCCAATAAAAATATCCTGGCTGAGCCAATTGATAAAATAGAGTTTCCTGCGCAGTAA